Proteins encoded together in one Thermomonospora curvata DSM 43183 window:
- a CDS encoding histidine triad nucleotide-binding protein, which translates to MSTSDCLFCKIVSGEVPAKIVREGERTIAFRDINPQAPTHVLVIPREHYANAAELASADADLTAEVVREAHQVAVAEGIAESGYRLVFNTGPQAGQTVFHVHLHVLGGRGLNWPPG; encoded by the coding sequence TTGTCCACCTCGGACTGCCTGTTCTGCAAGATCGTCTCCGGGGAGGTCCCGGCCAAGATCGTCCGGGAGGGTGAGCGCACCATCGCCTTCCGGGACATCAACCCGCAGGCCCCCACCCACGTCCTGGTCATCCCGCGCGAGCACTACGCCAACGCCGCCGAGCTGGCCTCGGCCGACGCCGACCTGACGGCGGAGGTGGTGCGGGAGGCCCACCAGGTGGCCGTGGCGGAGGGCATCGCCGAGAGCGGATACCGCCTGGTGTTCAACACCGGGCCGCAGGCCGGCCAGACCGTCTTCCATGTGCACCTGCACGTTCTGGGCGGGCGTGGCCTGAACTGGCCGCCCGGCTGA
- a CDS encoding SigE family RNA polymerase sigma factor: MAVAWDADQAVTALYATNYRPLVRLAAMLVRDVATAEEVVQEAFIAMHAGWRRLRDPDKALSYLRQAVVNRSRSVLRHRAVVEKYAPKGLPDAPSAELGAINELERSAVIDALARLPARQREALVLRYYADLSEAEIARAMGISRGAVKSHTARGMAALRNVLEQLS; the protein is encoded by the coding sequence ATGGCCGTCGCCTGGGATGCCGACCAAGCCGTGACCGCGCTGTATGCGACCAACTACCGTCCGCTGGTGCGGCTGGCCGCCATGCTGGTGCGCGATGTGGCCACCGCCGAGGAGGTCGTCCAGGAGGCGTTCATCGCCATGCACGCCGGCTGGCGGCGGCTGCGCGATCCGGACAAGGCCCTGTCGTACCTGCGTCAGGCGGTGGTGAACCGCTCGCGGTCGGTGCTGCGGCACCGCGCCGTGGTGGAGAAGTACGCGCCCAAGGGCCTGCCCGACGCTCCGAGCGCGGAACTGGGCGCCATCAACGAGCTGGAGCGCAGCGCGGTGATCGACGCCCTGGCCCGGCTGCCGGCCCGGCAGCGCGAGGCTCTCGTGTTGCGCTACTACGCCGATTTGTCCGAAGCGGAGATCGCCCGCGCGATGGGGATCAGCCGCGGCGCCGTCAAAAGCCACACGGCGCGCGGCATGGCCGCCCTTCGCAACGTTCTGGAGCAACTGTCATGA